GCACTGGGTTTTTGtgaatccatatatcatattgtGGATCAACCCCTGGTGATTCGACACCCAGTTTACTTTGGATTACACATGGCATAAACAGTTCTCTTTGAGGGAAAGGTCTTCAGTTTTTCCTTACTTTTTAATCAGCTTAAAAACCGTTTATGTATGTGGCAGTCATACAATATCCTTTTTTTAAGAGTATGTACTTCAATCTATATGGTCATTTAAACTCTATAACTAGAGTTTAAGTTTTATATACCGTCAGTcccttttttatattattaggGTATCTAAAAAGATACCTACTTATAAGCTTTTCTTAAACTTAAAACACTTTCCACATATAACAGtcatttaatttgttgtttCCTCCCATGATTTTCTTTACAGTAAGATGATGAAAGAATCAAAAGCAAACAGTGAAATACTCTTACTCTGATTATCGATCAGAAATTCTAATTTTGACCAATCGGAGAATACCTGTAGAATGCCTCAAAGCTCGTTGACAAAGAAGCACGATCAAGATCCGACGGACATTACTGGACCCACCCTAAAATCACAGCGTACCAAAATGGTGAATACTTCTGATGACAGTGAAAAAAAGAGTTCTGGTAAGAAGCTGAAAGAGCTTGAAGTTGGTGTTCCAATAGTGTATGGAAATGTTGCATTTTGGCTTGGTAAGAAAGCGAGCGAGTTCCAGTCTCATAAATGGACTATTTATGTTCGTGGTGCAACTAATGAGGATCTGGGTGTGGTGGTGAAACGTGTGGTTTTTCAATTGCACTCAAGTTTTAACAATCCTACAAGGGTTGTGGACCACCCGCCTTTTGAGTTATCAGAATCCGGATGGGGTGAATTTGAAATTGTGATGACCCTTCATTTCCACAGTGATGTTTGTGATAAGCCATTACACTTATATCACCATTTGAAACTATATCCAGAGGATGAATCTGGGGCTCTTTCCACTAAGAAACCTGTTGTAGTAGAGTCATATGATGAAATTGTGTTTGCGGAACCTTCAGAGTCTTTCTTTGCTCGTGTACAGAACCATCCAACAGTCAATGTGCCTAGACTACCACCTGGCCTAAATTTTCCCCCTCCTGTACCACAAGAAGATGTTGATCAAAAGAAACGTGGTGACACCAAAGATCATCCTCTATGTCAATGGTTCACAAATTTCTCTGAAGCAGACGAACTGTTAAAACTTACAGCAGCTCGGCAGCAGGTGCAAGGTCATATCGCAAGATTGAGAAGACAGTTGAGCATGGTAGATGGCCAGCATCAACAATTGAAACCTGCCTCTGATCTGTGAATTTGTATCGTTGTAATCTACAGTCATCCATCCAATTTTACTCTGCAGATAGCTCTAAGGAAAGTGTTCTTCCcgcttttcttcttctttttaaaatggGGGTCGGGGAAGGGGATTACAAAGTAAGGAATCAAACCTTCACCAACAAGGTGTGAAAGTTGAGGTAGCCAACCAACTGAGCTACTAAGATTCCCCTTTGCcccttttattttctctttttgccTTCTTTTTCTGGTTATCTTTGACAGTATCAGAAAAAGAGATGCAATAGATTCATTTCTTAGTAGATTGATACTGAGAATAGTCCATTAATGGTGTTCTATTACCATAATAAAACgttcttttaatattatttttgaatgaGAGGAATTCATTACGtgcaaaagaaatataatagcTCAATGAGACAACCAAATAATCTGTAAAGAATATAAAGACAATCTGTCTATCACACCTCAAAGCCCTACTTTGCTATTCATTTATTGTTTCTATCATTCTATGTTGTGTCTCGCGCAAGGATGTTTGGTTTGAGATGAGTAAAGTGCTGCTTTAAAATTTGTATCAACTCTGTACCattttctaaatatattttaacCACTAATATGGTTTTGGGATTTCTAATTATCACGATAAgctttgttaattgttatagcTAATTAGTCCTGGAGAGCACATTAAGTAACATCTTTAAAAATTGTTACAAGAAACATATGTAAAGTTTATATTCGAAGTACAATAGAAATAGGATAGAGGTTCATCCATAAGTAGATAACATGTAACTTGCTGTTTTATTTAGATATTGCTGtacttttcatttttcaagAATCAAAGCTTAAGTTTTTTTCCTTCGAAATTACTACTCATGTTcaaattagttaattttttcACTCTACCGAGGATGTAAAGATGTGATTGTGAGTTCATTTTGCGATCCTGACTTGTCTGCATCAAGTACCTCTCTTTGTGTGAAGAACCCTGGTTCTTTAGCTTCTGGCAGTAGACTCCCATGACTGTTACCGAACATCATAATGACAGAAGACATGTTTGGCCTATCTTCAGGATATTGTTGCACGCATAATAGACCGACTTGGATTGACCTTAAAACTTGAGATATATGGCAAGAATCAGCTAGTTGCTCATCTATTAGTTCCAATGACCTATCTTCTTTGTAAAGCTTCCATGCCTGTTTGAGTGTTTATCAGGGATCAGAATAAGTTCCATGTGTTGTACAGAAAGAAAATGAGTTATGTATGCCTTATACAGGCTATAATAAATTGCCTACATGTCCGAGAAGGTTAAGGCTTTGATCTTGATCGAAAAAGCTTCTATTTTTCTTGCAACTCACAATCTCTAAAACCAAGACGCCAAAGCTAAACACATCAGATTTTACAGAGAAGATCCCTTCTACTGCATATTCTGGAGACATGTAGCCGCTGTgccaggaaaaaaaaaacagaacacTAATCGAATTAAAGAAGCGATATGTTAAAGTAGAGTATAATTTGTTTGATATTAGAGATTCTTACTGTGTTCCAACCACACGGCTTGTGTTTGCTCCCATCTCATTCCCTGCAACACTTCTAGCCAAGCCAAAGTCTGATATCTTTGGATTCATTTCTATATCTAGCAAAATGTTGCTTGCTTTAAGGTCTCTATGGATAATTCGTAGCCGAGAATCTTGATGGAGATACAATAAGCCACGTGCAATTCCATTTATGATGTCGAAACGCTTTGGCCAATCAAGTAGTTTGCTCTTTGTTTGATCTACAAAATAAACTTtctaataaattatttgtttttgtgAACATGGTTTTGCCTAGTTCTAGATGTACATGTTATGACTAATATAACGAAGTTTATATATTAGTATAGCTTGTGTAGTAGGTGAGAAATCCAAACCAAATATGTATGAGTCCAAGCTTTTATTAGACATGTATTCATAGATCAACATCCTTTCTTCCCCTTGAATGCAGCAACCTAGAAGTCTCACAAGATTCCGATGCTGAAGCTTGGAAATATAGATAACTTCGTTCTTGAATTCATCAAGTCCTTGCTTGGAAGTCCTTGACAATCTCTTCACGGCCACTTCTTGTCCCTCTTCCAGGATCCCCTAGGAATGGCGAAAGTATATCAAGTgagcataaattttataaagACAAGACTATGGTAGTATGAAGATCCATCTCTGATACACTAATCTAAGGAGAGATTGGGTATTGTTCCAACAAATTTCAATGTATACCTTGTAAACTGGTCCAAATCCACCTTCTCCAATCTTGTTGTTCACCGAAAAGTTGTTTGTGGCTCTTGTTATTGTCGACAATTGAAACAGTGGAAGCTCAAATTCGTCTTTGAGTTTCAGTttgttctttttccttttgtacAACAGCAGTATAAGCCCTAGTAGAACCATTGCTATCAATAGTGAGAAACTCACTGCGAGTATCTTTGCCGTCTTTCTATTCGAACCTGCCTCAGATACTACAACCAATTTTTTCTATCAGCTACAACAAATCAAGATGGGCCACTATTGTTGCATTACATTGTATCCATGCAatgaaaatttatagttgggaaTTTCTTAAACATAAGTTCTTACCTAGTTCTGAAGAATCCATCCTGATGTAAATGTCCTGCCCTCCTGATATCCTTTTGATGTCAATCAACTCCCCAAACCAAAACAAGCAACCTTTGCCATTGCTTATATCTAGACTTGAATAAGCTGTGCAAGAGCAGTTCCTCAAGCATACTTGCGTACACTCATCGAGTGTCATGGTCTTATTGTACTGAGAGTACTTAGTATCTGGCAACTTAACTCCAGAATATTTTAGAAATACATGTTCCTCGTTGCAATCGTAAGGTTTCCTCCGAACACACCCTTTTGACCAATCTCCTTTTTCCCATTGTTGTGGATATTTGGCGACAAACTTTTCCAAACAAGTACAAACAGGGGAATGATCTATGTCACAGCTCCCATAGGCACCACATACGCTATATAAATCACACGTATTAGGAGGTAAACTGACGTGAAGCCAATTCTTGGTCTCATTCACCCACATGAGGCCTTGTACATAACCACTGCTAGTCAGGACTAGCCTTGGTAAATCCAAATTGTTAATGAAATAATAACTATAGGAAACCTCCTGCTTATTGAAAACAAACTGAATTTTATAAATGCTGCTTTGGTTTGGTGGTGGCACGCGATCACCACTCCAACGTAAACCATTCCATGGTCCGGAACTAACTAATACACTTGTTCCATGTTTGACGACAGTCTGTGGATATCCAGTAGGATCAATGTGAAGAGTGATTTCCCTTGGAGTTGGATCACTATCGTTCTTCCATGCTGAAAGGTAAACCTCTTGGCCAGTTTGAAAATTCTTTCCAAGCTTCATATTAGGCAAGAACGTATCCGTTGGAAAATTGAAGCTCTGCCAGAGGAATTTATCGGTGTTGCCATCATTTGCATCTTTTACTACAAGATTACCAGACTCTAAAAGTAGTGCAACTGGATTTTGGACTGATCGTGAGGTGTTGGTGGACCATATAGTTTCATTCTTGTCATTGACAAGAGCAAGTATTCCCGGCTTGGTGACCTTTAAAACGACTGAAGATGTATTGGTGAGTGGTTTCTCTCTGTTTGCAACCCATACAACTGTTTGCACAGGAAGAATTTGCTTGTACCATATCCCGATATATCGGTTTGAGGAACCACTGGGACTGAAAAATCCCATCTCAAAGGTTCCGCCAGATGAAACAATAGTTTCACCACCTGTGATGTTGTGATTTGTAGTGATTACATTTGTCGTAGTAGAAATAATCTTGGATATAAAAGAGTAGAAAGACAGTAGAAAAAGTAGGAAAAACTCAGCTTCCATTTGTAATGCCTAAGCCTTTAATTTGGTGCCTATGACAGTACCTTCTTTTGTTCTATTGATAAAATTTGATGTTGCTACTTCTCTGTTATATATAAATGAAATTGGCCAAGTGTTTAGCAAATTATGTGCGGGATCCAAGTAAGAGCATGTGATGCATAGATTGGGTAAGCATTGATGATTGATCAGACCTGCTCTGGTACCAATTGTTAGGAGAGTCCAACCCAAAAGACTAGCTTATTAGGTGTGAGCGACCAAGGACAAATTAAACTCCTCCTCCCATATGAATTATGATACCAAGTGTTAGGTAATGCCAACATCCTACCTATGGCAGGGCCTACAAGGGGCTGGATTGACGTGGGTCGGAGTCATGATCGATCATAGTGTTTGCTTGATGGACGTagttaataaataaagttgttCCTCTGTTATTAGCTATAACTTTTGACATGATGATAAGCATTTGATCTTAACATTAAGTTGTGGATCTCGTGTTGACTCCAAGTCTCACATGTAGTAACATCTAAGACGAATTGGCCCAGGATTTTGGTAAGTGAGGAAACCCAATTATCAGATTAATTAATGTGGCTTAAGTCCTTTTCTGGTCTTCTAACTAATTTGATGTACGCACCTcttaaagaagagaagaaattgtcaaagtttttattttatactatttcAATGTGACAGTAGACCACTCAAGGACTTGAAGTTATATCGAGGACCATGTCCAAGTTCTTAAATTCATGTTTTGGAAGAAATCAAACTGCTCATTAGAATGATGAGCTTCATTTTGGAGACAAAAGAAAACAGTGAAATAGTTACTCATAATTAGATGGGGCAACCTATTGCTCAATGAGACATGACCAAGATGCATAAATTTTTCATGACATTCAATTCTTAGTTTTCTTGAGATATTCTGTAGAACATCTTTAAGCATTTAAGAGACTGACCGCACACTTTGTTGATTCAAGAGGCCCCACCTTCACAGGTAGTGATGTgaagagaagaagatgaaaattaATGGGATTTAACCATTTGACATATTCTAGCCTAAGAAGAAGTCGTGCCCTCCTCCCTCCCCAGCATGCACAATGTCATCTGTCAATCGACTAAATATTTTTGGGAAATGATCCCTTATACCCAAAAAGGaaaagtatttattttaaaatgtctcattattttcatattccatttttatttttaaatgacataaatttattttaaaatttgcacGCTGACATCAGCGCCCAatctatatgataccgataggaTATTAATATACCAACGGAGTATCACAAGGAATTAAACTCAAtcttatatgataccgatatggtatcaatataccgacggaGTAGTACCaagaatatattttctactaatttagagtttaataaataagattatgactttaataatttttttttaattgttttatttttatttcttaaaaaaagagttcactcctatatgataccgatatggtatcaatatactgatggagtatcacagagaACTTAGTTCAGTCCTATATGATGTCATgaatattcataaaatatagtcatcggtatattcataaatatagtcatgtttctatttataaaaaaaataatcgaaTTCGGCTCAAGCCAGATCATGGACTCAAGACTACAAAGTTGAAATCGGCCCAAGGCAAAGCCATGGGCTCAAGACTAAAAGGCCCAAATCAGTTCAAGGCCGACCATTTttgcttccttttctttctGGCCTAATTTCAgttatatatagaaaaataaaaagcttACCAAAAAAGaaatctatttttctttcctgAAAAAATAGCCCAAAAGAGTCATGGGCTCAACAGAGCTCAGCCCAAGGTCATTAGTCCATTGTTGCTCTCTAAAACAAATTCAacgttaattttttaaaaaatatatatatttattttgtttgtttgtttttttgctgcatttttagattaaaaagaaaaaaaaattccgtttttttcaaaactttttcatatatcAGTATGTGTATAAATGGTGTAAAAACAACTATATATGATGtacaaataattatgtagtgcatatgtaatgtatcaatattttatAAGTACTTAtgtaatgtatatataatgtatcggTATTGTTTAAATAGTGTATAAATgtgtatcgatattgtataaatagtgtataaacatgtatatataatgtataaatagttatgtagtgtatatgtaatatatcgatattgtataaattgataTGTAATATATCGACATTGTATAAATGATGTATAATCATGTATCGATATTATACAAACAATCATGTAATGTATCTATATCAATACTTATTTGTCTATCATGCATTTTCACCTTAATAAATAGAagaataaatacaaaaataataaaacgacataaaaattcatttttttcaacaaAAGAAGCCAAAGAATTAGAAAAGGACAAAGGATTTAAAAGGGTAACAAAAAAATGTAAACaacaaaaaagttttttttaataacaaaaaaaagaatttaaaaaaaattaaagatggTCATGCATATCGatatttatttgactatcaTACATTCCCACTTTAATAAatagaagaataaataaaaaataataaaacgacataaatattttttttgataaataactttattatttaattaccaaGAGCAAATCATTACAAGTAAGCAGCCATCACATCATACTTTgttctcaattaaatcattcaataaACTAGAGCTCTATCATACCTATTgctcaaaatttaaaactattcaAAACAGTCCTTAAGTTGGACTTTGATCTAACAATAGTAGTATAAGCTATCTCTTTTGTTATGTAATCTATATTGCTACTCTTCTTCACAATGATTCAACTATTTCTCTCAATCCATATACCATAGATACATTCAGCCAATATAATCTTGAATATTTGTGCTGATGATGACTTTCCTTTTTCATGTTGTATGCTCCATCTCAAAAATTGATCCCAGTTGATAGAGCTAAATCTCTGGTTATGACTCCATTCGAGCAGTCTGTTCCATAAGCTTTGTCCAAATTGGCATTGTACAAACAAGTGCTCTATAGTCGCATTTGTAGTCTTACACAGTACACATACTTGAGGCACTCATATTCCCCATTGAGCTAATCTATCAATAGTTGCCAATCTCTTGTAAAACATAAGCCATATAGTAAAATAGGTTTTAGGTCGAGGTATATTTTTTAACATAAGACATTCCCATTTCATTCTTGGTTGTTCTCCTATCATGTGGAAGTAAAACTGTCTGATCAAACTATCTTTTCTGTGTCCAAGCAGTTGCATTTGATCTAGGGGTGCTTATCGGCCGGATCGGACGGATTATTATGCTTAACGGTTTGACTTAACGGTTATcggcttttaaaagtactaatccactagccaacctataagatatcggttgATTCGGTATCGGATTAGCAATTATCGGACGGTTATCGGACGGTGTATCGGTGGTATGGTAACATGTAAAGGAAAGACAAACAACAAAAAGTAGTCAAATGAAAATGACATACACAAGGGTTGCCAACAAATTCTTAAACAGTGAATGAAATCCattcaaataaattaagaaaaattaacTGTGAACCAAGTGGAGCAGCAATACAAATCCAACgttgttaaaaaaaaacatcacatatattcatatatcttAAATGCAGAAATAAAAGCTAATCTAAATAGATCACCAACACGTCATTTTTAGAAgataaaatgatagaaaataatatcatgaaataatgGAGGACAAGATCAGTGAgaaaccaaaaataaaagaataaagacAATTTAACAATGCATAACTTATTTGaggattaaaaaaaagtagtaaACTAGTCACTGAAAATAGACTtggacaaaaataataaaattaaactaTAACAAATATAATCCAGAATATCTAGATAAACACAaatcttagaaaataaatacatatttataATATCCCAACGGCGCATAGCCTGTTGTTCGTCGGAGTTTGGAGCCACAACGTTTCTGTTGACATCTTGGAGACCAATAAATGCTCAAGCAACATCAAACtagtttaaattatttcaaGCCACCATGGCAGTCAAGAAGAGTACACAGTATACACAACTTAACACTACACTGAGCTTTGAGAGAGAATGAGAGAATAGAGATGAGACAGAGGGCAACTGGCAAAGTGGCACTCTGAATCTCTTATACTCTTATTTaggtttaggaaaaattatgttTAGTAATTAGTTGCTGAGTATACTTTAAATGGGCTTGGCCTGTTTAATTAAATGAGTTTGGCctattgaggcttattttagatttataaattataattatcatacatattttatatgtttagggataaaaatatagtaaaatataataaattcttaatgGGTTAACAgtttacccaataacaaaattgagtaatccgttACCCACACCGATAAaccgttaattataaaatttaaatccattCCCCACCCGTTAAGCCGATAACtcaataccaataagccaataagccaattttgcggTTGGGTTATCAATAGCGGACGGTTTTGAACAGCCCTAATTTGATCAAACACATTCTTGGTCTCTATGACTTTCCTAACCATCCAGCTAGCTTATTTTGGTACTTGCCATATGTTTTGatcttttatttaataattgtATATCCATTTTATCCACAGCTTATTGGCTGTGCTTGCTAGACCCCAATATATCTTTGTCACTGCTGCTTTGTTCtaaactgtcacgacccaaatccgGATGTGATgtcactcatctcaatccatcgagacaagtcagcctaaaacttaacagaaagtagatgcggaagaagaagaaatgaatcaaaatttaacttaaccgaaAGCACGTAAAACAAATTCAATTCCCCCAAGATtagttgtcatgtgtacaagccactaatacattatcgaTGCACAAAAGAAATACAGTTACAATGTCTTTATCtttagaataggactaaaatataataaaagagtaagaggtatcTGTTTGATGGATGTAATAGCTatctcaacactcgaaatgactGTCGTGGATATGGTAGAAAATGCGAGGAGATTAAGCAAGTCCatgctcacaacctacacaagtgtagaagcaaggggtgagtaccaaacaacacggtactcatcAAGtagataactaaaactaagcaaagctcgatagatacaagtactcctgtcatccTAACCGAATCTCCTCAattacaacctgcataaaatcagcccaactttACACTttacacaataataacaatacattCCACGAATATTCATCGATATTcttatcaagtgaatcatatcaagtcaaattcaaCATTTACAGAGCAATAACTGGTAAACATGAAtccacaaatatcaacaaaatgcgatgcaatgcaatgaaatgatatatgtctgtcctatcggtacacatccgcagAATTACAGTCCAGAACCCATGGAGGATATTTTTGTCCATGTCACCTGCCATGAAGCGtatggcccatcccctcaatatacatattcTACCACAAGTGGCGGACCcagaaattttatgaagggggttcaaaaaaaattaaacacgctaatTAGGGAAAAAATGTGCTTATTCGAATTCGAACCATGAGCTGAGATAAGCTAAGACAAAATATTGAACCCCAtttgtgtcacgccccgagagggtaccctaggcgtggccggcactcagaaaccatctctggcctctgagagaaccacttggtctcatcacttattcattcatcagcggaagacttaataagaatatttatatgggctctccattaacaacatctaatgaaagaagaaatattttttttagaagaagtagtttcaaaggagaactactccaattacatcattaaactctgtctatgaagcctctaatactcttagatggtgccaatgacatatccatggctaccttaaaagaaacataatactcaacaatactTAAAGGATAAAGGgttcctccgaatataagaaggactcaccaaatagctgaaaaataatgatcttcaatgaagcgcttgttgaggatctctaacacctatatctgcatcataaaacgatgcaggtcgaatgacgtcagtacgtggaatgtacgagtatgtaaaatggcaggaaggtaaggacaaatatcaagaaaactcctctcaagaaaactcagctcagaactcaacatcatctcaacatcaatatgtaatgcaagtttaaaatataataataaaaataatagtaataagcaatgcttactcagttgggagttt
This region of Solanum dulcamara chromosome 9, daSolDulc1.2, whole genome shotgun sequence genomic DNA includes:
- the LOC129902482 gene encoding G-type lectin S-receptor-like serine/threonine-protein kinase At4g27290, which encodes MEAEFFLLFLLSFYSFISKIISTTTNVITTNHNITGGETIVSSGGTFEMGFFSPSGSSNRYIGIWYKQILPVQTVVWVANREKPLTNTSSVVLKVTKPGILALVNDKNETIWSTNTSRSVQNPVALLLESGNLVVKDANDGNTDKFLWQSFNFPTDTFLPNMKLGKNFQTGQEVYLSAWKNDSDPTPREITLHIDPTGYPQTVVKHGTSVLVSSGPWNGLRWSGDRVPPPNQSSIYKIQFVFNKQEVSYSYYFINNLDLPRLVLTSSGYVQGLMWVNETKNWLHVSLPPNTCDLYSVCGAYGSCDIDHSPVCTCLEKFVAKYPQQWEKGDWSKGCVRRKPYDCNEEHVFLKYSGVKLPDTKYSQYNKTMTLDECTQVCLRNCSCTAYSSLDISNGKGCLFWFGELIDIKRISGGQDIYIRMDSSELVSEAGSNRKTAKILAVSFSLLIAMVLLGLILLLYKRKKNKLKLKDEFELPLFQLSTITRATNNFSVNNKIGEGGFGPVYKGILEEGQEVAVKRLSRTSKQGLDEFKNEVIYISKLQHRNLVRLLGCCIQGEERMLIYEYMSNKSLDSYIFDQTKSKLLDWPKRFDIINGIARGLLYLHQDSRLRIIHRDLKASNILLDIEMNPKISDFGLARSVAGNEMGANTSRVVGTHGYMSPEYAVEGIFSVKSDVFSFGVLVLEIVSCKKNRSFFDQDQSLNLLGHAWKLYKEDRSLELIDEQLADSCHISQVLRSIQVGLLCVQQYPEDRPNMSSVIMMFGNSHGSLLPEAKEPGFFTQREVLDADKSGSQNELTITSLHPR
- the LOC129902776 gene encoding transcription initiation factor TFIID subunit 14b-like; translation: MPQSSLTKKHDQDPTDITGPTLKSQRTKMVNTSDDSEKKSSGKKLKELEVGVPIVYGNVAFWLGKKASEFQSHKWTIYVRGATNEDLGVVVKRVVFQLHSSFNNPTRVVDHPPFELSESGWGEFEIVMTLHFHSDVCDKPLHLYHHLKLYPEDESGALSTKKPVVVESYDEIVFAEPSESFFARVQNHPTVNVPRLPPGLNFPPPVPQEDVDQKKRGDTKDHPLCQWFTNFSEADELLKLTAARQQVQGHIARLRRQLSMVDGQHQQLKPASDL